The following coding sequences lie in one Pectobacterium sp. A5351 genomic window:
- the ubiA gene encoding 4-hydroxybenzoate octaprenyltransferase encodes MERSVTAGKWLAYCRLMRIDKPIGSLLLLWPTLWALWLAGGGVPAPWTLFVFVAGVFLMRAAGCVINDYADRHFDGHVKRTASRPLPSGEVSERSAKMLFVVLVLLAFGLVLTLNKMTIWLSVAGLGLAWVYPFMKRVSHLPQFVLGAAFGWSIPMAYAAVSESLPATCWMMFLAYICWTVAYDTQYAMVDRDDDLKIGVKSTAILFGRFDNLIIGLLQFSMLVLLLILGKISGLGTPYYISLLVAGGMFVYQQILTAGRERDACFKAFHNNKYVGMAIFIGVLFGL; translated from the coding sequence TTGGAAAGAAGTGTTACAGCAGGGAAATGGCTGGCTTATTGTCGCTTGATGCGGATTGATAAACCGATAGGTTCTCTGTTGCTGCTGTGGCCAACGCTATGGGCGCTGTGGCTGGCGGGAGGGGGAGTGCCTGCGCCGTGGACGCTCTTTGTGTTTGTCGCTGGCGTTTTCTTGATGCGTGCGGCGGGCTGCGTTATCAATGATTATGCCGATCGGCATTTTGACGGCCATGTAAAACGTACCGCTTCTCGTCCCTTGCCCAGCGGTGAAGTGAGTGAGCGATCTGCCAAAATGCTGTTTGTCGTGCTGGTTTTGCTGGCGTTTGGTCTGGTGCTGACGCTGAATAAGATGACGATCTGGCTGTCCGTTGCGGGGCTGGGACTGGCATGGGTTTATCCGTTTATGAAACGGGTCAGTCATCTTCCTCAGTTTGTGCTGGGTGCCGCGTTTGGCTGGTCGATCCCGATGGCGTATGCCGCGGTGAGTGAAAGCCTGCCTGCAACCTGTTGGATGATGTTTCTGGCGTATATTTGCTGGACGGTTGCCTACGATACCCAATATGCAATGGTGGATCGCGATGACGATCTGAAGATCGGGGTGAAATCCACCGCGATCTTATTTGGCCGCTTTGACAATCTCATCATCGGATTATTGCAGTTTAGCATGCTGGTGCTGCTGCTGATTTTAGGAAAGATCAGCGGATTGGGAACCCCTTACTACATTTCGCTGCTGGTGGCGGGTGGGATGTTTGTCTACCAGCAAATCCTGACAGCCGGTCGTGAGCGCGATGCTTGTTTTAAGGCGTTCCACAATAATAAATACGTGGGAATGGCGATATTTATTGGTGTGCTGTTTGGCCTGTAA
- the plsB gene encoding glycerol-3-phosphate 1-O-acyltransferase PlsB, with protein sequence MSGWRKIYYKLLNLPLKLLVKSKVIPADPVVELGLDPSRPILYVLPYNSQADLLTLRAKCLALGLPDPSLSFEFNGVELPSHVFINDGPRVFRYYVPKQKSVKLFHDYLDLHRANPDLDVQMVPVSVMFGRSPGREGHSQATPHLRLLNGIEKFFAVLWLGRDSFVRFSSPVSLRYMATEHGTDKTIAHKLARVARMHFSRQRLAAVGPRLPVRQELFNKLLDSKAIKKAVDDEARSKKISTEKAQQNAIALMEEIAADFSYEAVRLSDRVLSWTWNRLYQGINVHNAERVRQLAQDGHGIVYVPCHRSHMDYLLLSYVLYHQGLVPPHIAAGINLNFWPAGPIFRRLGAFFIRRTFKGNKLYSTIFREYLGELFARGYSVEYFMEGGRSRTGRLLEPKTGTLAMTIQAMLRGGTRPITLVPIYVGYEHVMEVGTYAKELRGAVKEKEGFMQMVRGLRKLRNLGQGYVNFGEPLPLTTYLNQHVPQWRDAIDPIEAQRPSWLTPTVQDISMDIMVRINNSAAANAMNLCSTALLASRQRSLTREQMQEQLDCYLQLLRQVPYHKDITVPKKTADELLEHALSMNKFEVEKDSIGDIIILPREQAVLMTYYRNNIQHLLVLPSLIASIVIHHRRITLAEVVRQIALIYPLLQSELFLHYSKEQLPGVLETLANELIQQQLLCSRDGELAINPPRIRTLQLLSAGVRETLQRYAITLSLLCANPEINRGTLEKESRNMAQRLSVLHGINAPEFFDKAVFSTLVATLRTEGYITDSAEAAQGDIVAIYNILGDLITPEVRLTIESASSSTEMEADSQAVEETTQA encoded by the coding sequence ATGTCAGGTTGGCGTAAAATTTACTATAAATTATTGAATCTCCCACTGAAACTGCTGGTTAAAAGCAAAGTTATTCCCGCAGATCCCGTGGTCGAGCTGGGGTTAGATCCCTCACGTCCTATACTCTATGTTCTGCCTTATAACTCTCAGGCGGATCTCTTGACGCTACGTGCGAAATGCCTGGCATTGGGGCTACCCGATCCTTCGCTATCGTTCGAATTCAATGGCGTCGAACTTCCTAGCCACGTCTTTATTAATGACGGGCCGCGCGTCTTCCGCTATTACGTTCCCAAGCAGAAATCCGTCAAGCTGTTCCACGACTATCTGGACTTGCATCGTGCCAATCCAGATTTAGACGTACAGATGGTGCCGGTTTCCGTGATGTTTGGACGTTCTCCGGGTCGGGAAGGCCATTCTCAGGCCACACCGCACCTGCGGCTGCTCAACGGCATTGAGAAATTCTTCGCCGTCCTGTGGTTAGGACGAGACAGCTTTGTCCGTTTCTCTAGCCCGGTGTCGCTGCGCTATATGGCAACCGAGCATGGCACAGACAAAACCATAGCCCACAAACTGGCACGTGTCGCGCGTATGCACTTCTCCCGCCAGCGTTTGGCGGCAGTTGGCCCGCGTTTGCCGGTACGTCAGGAACTGTTTAATAAGCTGCTGGATTCCAAAGCGATCAAGAAAGCCGTGGACGATGAGGCGCGCAGTAAGAAGATTTCTACTGAGAAAGCGCAGCAGAACGCGATTGCGCTGATGGAAGAAATCGCCGCCGACTTCTCCTACGAAGCCGTGCGTCTGTCAGATCGCGTCTTAAGCTGGACGTGGAACCGCCTTTATCAAGGGATCAACGTCCATAACGCCGAACGCGTTCGCCAGTTGGCACAGGATGGTCACGGTATCGTCTATGTGCCCTGTCACCGCAGCCATATGGACTATCTGCTGCTGTCCTACGTTCTGTACCATCAGGGCTTAGTACCGCCGCACATCGCCGCGGGCATCAATCTGAATTTCTGGCCAGCGGGGCCGATCTTCCGCCGTCTTGGCGCTTTCTTCATTCGCCGTACCTTCAAGGGCAACAAGCTGTACTCCACGATTTTCCGTGAGTATCTGGGTGAACTGTTTGCCCGCGGCTATTCGGTGGAATACTTCATGGAAGGTGGACGTTCGCGCACCGGTCGTCTGTTGGAGCCCAAAACCGGTACGCTGGCTATGACCATTCAGGCCATGCTCAGAGGCGGTACGCGCCCTATCACGCTGGTGCCGATTTATGTCGGTTACGAGCATGTGATGGAAGTCGGCACCTATGCGAAAGAGCTGCGCGGCGCGGTGAAGGAAAAAGAAGGCTTTATGCAGATGGTGCGCGGTTTGCGCAAACTGCGTAATCTGGGTCAGGGTTATGTGAACTTCGGTGAACCGCTCCCGCTGACCACCTATCTGAACCAGCATGTTCCACAATGGCGTGATGCGATTGACCCTATCGAAGCACAGCGTCCAAGCTGGTTAACGCCGACGGTGCAGGATATCTCTATGGATATCATGGTACGCATCAATAACTCTGCGGCAGCAAACGCGATGAACCTGTGTTCTACGGCCTTATTGGCATCACGCCAACGTTCACTGACACGTGAACAAATGCAAGAACAATTGGATTGCTATCTGCAACTGCTGCGCCAGGTTCCTTACCACAAAGATATTACGGTTCCGAAAAAGACAGCGGATGAACTGTTGGAACATGCGTTGAGCATGAACAAGTTCGAAGTCGAGAAGGACAGCATTGGCGATATCATCATTCTGCCGCGCGAGCAGGCCGTTCTGATGACGTACTATCGCAATAACATCCAGCATCTGTTGGTCTTACCGTCGCTGATCGCCAGCATCGTCATCCATCATCGCCGGATTACGCTTGCCGAAGTCGTACGACAGATCGCGCTGATTTATCCGCTGCTGCAATCTGAACTGTTCCTGCATTATTCCAAAGAGCAGTTACCGGGCGTACTGGAAACGTTGGCTAACGAGCTGATTCAACAGCAATTACTATGCAGCCGCGACGGCGAACTGGCTATCAATCCGCCACGCATCCGTACGTTGCAATTGCTGTCAGCAGGCGTACGTGAAACGCTGCAACGCTATGCGATTACGCTGTCGTTGCTATGTGCAAATCCAGAAATCAACCGTGGAACGCTGGAGAAAGAGAGCCGGAATATGGCACAACGCCTGTCCGTCCTGCACGGTATCAACGCTCCAGAGTTCTTTGATAAAGCGGTGTTCTCAACGCTGGTCGCGACCTTACGAACAGAAGGGTATATCACCGACAGCGCGGAAGCGGCACAAGGCGATATCGTGGCGATCTACAACATTCTCGGCGATCTGATCACCCCGGAAGTGCGTTTGACCATTGAAAGCGCCAGCTCATCTACTGAAATGGAAGCCGATAGTCAGGCAGTAGAAGAGACAACGCAGGCGTAG
- a CDS encoding diacylglycerol kinase, producing the protein MNKATGMTRIIKATGYSLKGLKQAWHHEAAFRQETILTIVGVIIACLLPVTLVEKLLLIGSAVLIMLFELANSAIEAVVDRIGPEHHELSGRAKDIGSAAVFVAIALAAVVWGSILWQHFA; encoded by the coding sequence ATGAATAAAGCAACGGGGATGACCCGGATTATTAAGGCGACCGGTTATTCCCTTAAGGGGCTAAAGCAGGCGTGGCATCATGAGGCAGCGTTTCGTCAGGAAACCATACTGACAATTGTCGGCGTGATTATCGCGTGTTTGCTGCCGGTTACGCTGGTTGAAAAACTGCTGCTGATCGGGTCTGCCGTATTGATTATGCTTTTTGAGTTGGCTAACAGTGCGATTGAAGCGGTTGTCGATCGTATTGGCCCTGAGCATCACGAATTATCCGGAAGGGCAAAAGATATCGGCTCGGCGGCTGTTTTTGTTGCCATCGCGTTAGCGGCTGTCGTGTGGGGCAGCATCCTCTGGCAACATTTTGCCTGA
- the lexA gene encoding transcriptional repressor LexA — translation MKVLTARQQQVYDLIRDHIAQTGMPPTRAEIAQQLGFRSPNAAEEHLKALARKGVIEIVSGASRGIRLLMEEETGIPLVGRVAAGEPLLAQEHIECRYQVDPAMFKPSADFLLRVSGMSMKDIGIMDGDLLAVHKTEDVRNGQIVVARIDDEVTVKRLKKQGNTVYLLAENEEFSPIVVDLREQSFSIEGLAVGVIRNSDWS, via the coding sequence ATGAAAGTATTAACAGCAAGGCAGCAGCAGGTTTATGACCTGATCCGCGATCATATTGCGCAAACCGGAATGCCGCCAACGCGGGCGGAAATTGCTCAACAACTAGGGTTTCGCTCTCCCAATGCAGCTGAAGAACATCTGAAAGCGCTGGCCCGTAAAGGTGTGATTGAAATTGTATCGGGCGCGTCTCGTGGTATTCGTCTGCTGATGGAAGAAGAGACAGGTATTCCTCTGGTTGGTCGTGTGGCCGCAGGTGAACCGCTGCTGGCGCAGGAACATATCGAATGTCGCTATCAGGTTGACCCTGCGATGTTCAAACCCAGCGCTGATTTTTTGCTGCGGGTGAGCGGTATGTCGATGAAAGATATCGGTATTATGGATGGTGATCTACTGGCCGTGCATAAAACAGAAGATGTCCGCAATGGTCAGATTGTCGTCGCACGTATTGATGATGAAGTGACGGTGAAGCGCCTGAAAAAGCAGGGTAATACGGTGTATCTTCTCGCGGAAAACGAAGAGTTTTCCCCTATTGTGGTCGACCTGCGTGAGCAAAGTTTTTCGATAGAAGGCTTAGCGGTTGGCGTCATTCGTAACAGCGACTGGAGCTAA
- a CDS encoding CsbD family protein, giving the protein MNKDQASGNWKQFKGKAKEQWGKLTDDDLTVIEGKRGQLVGRIQERYGYAKEAAEKEVKHWETHHKYHW; this is encoded by the coding sequence ATGAATAAAGACCAAGCCAGCGGTAACTGGAAACAGTTTAAAGGTAAAGCAAAAGAGCAATGGGGCAAATTAACGGATGACGACCTGACGGTCATCGAAGGTAAACGTGGCCAACTGGTAGGGAGAATTCAGGAGCGTTACGGGTACGCAAAAGAAGCGGCAGAGAAAGAAGTGAAGCACTGGGAAACGCACCACAAATATCATTGGTAG
- the zur gene encoding zinc uptake transcriptional repressor Zur — protein MDSTKQDKLLAQAEQICQQRAVRLTPQRLEVLRLMAQQSGAISAYDLLDLLRVSEPQAKPPTVYRALDFLLEQGFIHRVESNNSYVLCHHIEDHSHTSALFICDRCGQVTERQTEGVEETLRSLAQQSGFTLRHSVVEAHGLCGGCQEVASCKQPDHCDHDHTVPIKKR, from the coding sequence ATGGATTCAACCAAACAGGACAAACTTCTTGCCCAGGCTGAACAGATTTGTCAGCAGCGCGCTGTGCGTCTCACGCCGCAGCGGTTAGAGGTTTTACGTCTAATGGCGCAGCAGTCCGGCGCTATCAGCGCTTATGACCTGCTGGATCTGCTGCGAGTGTCCGAACCTCAGGCCAAACCGCCGACCGTCTATCGCGCACTGGATTTTCTGCTGGAACAAGGCTTCATTCATCGAGTTGAGTCAAACAACAGCTACGTGCTGTGCCACCATATCGAAGACCACAGCCATACGTCAGCCCTGTTCATCTGCGATCGCTGCGGGCAGGTCACGGAACGTCAAACCGAAGGTGTGGAAGAAACACTACGTAGCCTGGCACAGCAGTCAGGATTTACGCTACGTCACAGCGTAGTGGAAGCTCACGGGCTGTGTGGCGGCTGTCAGGAAGTGGCATCGTGCAAGCAGCCGGATCATTGCGATCACGACCATACGGTTCCGATTAAAAAGCGTTAA
- a CDS encoding pirin family protein: MITRRAAGQCGQADYGWLQARYTFSFGHYFDPQLLGYASLRVLNQEVLAPGASFQPRTYPRVDILNIILQGEAEYRDSNGRHIQAKAGDVLLLATQPNVSYSEHNTNASKPLTRLQLWLNACQTRENSPLQRMELDSSSHTLLASPEGEQTSLQLRQQVWIHHVDLQQNEQSTIALQGNQAYLQLIHGSMAVKGNQNSETLHCGDGAFIKEETALTLQAETPLRALLIDLVV; this comes from the coding sequence ATGATCACACGAAGAGCAGCGGGGCAATGCGGCCAGGCCGACTATGGCTGGTTGCAGGCACGCTACACCTTCTCTTTTGGTCACTATTTTGATCCACAATTGCTGGGCTACGCTTCTCTGCGTGTGCTCAATCAGGAAGTATTAGCGCCGGGGGCATCATTCCAGCCACGAACCTACCCACGGGTTGATATTCTGAACATTATTCTTCAGGGCGAAGCTGAATACCGCGACAGCAATGGCCGCCACATTCAGGCCAAAGCTGGCGATGTTCTGTTGCTCGCGACTCAGCCGAACGTCAGCTATAGCGAACATAATACCAACGCCAGTAAGCCACTGACGCGTCTGCAATTGTGGCTTAACGCCTGCCAGACCCGAGAGAACAGTCCGTTACAGCGTATGGAATTAGATTCATCAAGCCATACTCTGCTTGCCTCGCCAGAAGGTGAACAGACCAGTCTGCAACTGCGCCAGCAGGTTTGGATCCATCATGTCGATCTCCAGCAGAATGAGCAAAGCACAATCGCGCTACAGGGCAATCAGGCATACCTCCAACTGATCCACGGTTCAATGGCGGTAAAAGGCAATCAGAACAGTGAAACACTACACTGCGGCGACGGCGCCTTTATTAAGGAAGAAACAGCGTTGACGCTACAAGCAGAAACACCGTTGCGGGCGTTGCTCATCGATCTGGTCGTGTAG
- a CDS encoding LysR family transcriptional regulator — protein MAKERALTLEALRVMDAIDRRGSFAAAADELGRVPSALSYTMQKLEEELDVVLFDRSGHRTKFTNVGRMLLERGRILLEAADKLTTDAEALARGWETHLTIVTEALIPTQRLFPLIDKLALKANTQVSILTEVLAGAWERLEQGRADIVIAPDMHFRASSEMNTRKLYTMNNVYVASPEHPIHQEPEPLSDATRVKYRGIAVADTARERPVLTVQLLDKQQRLTVSSLDDKRRALLAGLGVATMPYPMVAQDIAEGRLLVIGPEHQMESQIIMAWRRDSMGEAKSWFLREIPKLLNQP, from the coding sequence ATGGCGAAAGAACGAGCATTGACGCTGGAAGCCTTGAGGGTGATGGATGCGATCGATCGTCGTGGCAGCTTTGCCGCTGCGGCAGACGAACTGGGTAGGGTGCCTTCGGCGTTGAGCTATACCATGCAGAAACTGGAAGAAGAGTTAGATGTGGTGTTGTTCGATCGTTCTGGCCATCGTACTAAATTCACGAATGTCGGGCGCATGCTGCTGGAACGCGGACGTATCCTGCTGGAAGCTGCGGATAAGCTCACGACGGATGCGGAAGCACTGGCGCGCGGCTGGGAAACGCACCTGACGATTGTGACGGAAGCGCTTATTCCGACTCAGCGGCTTTTCCCATTAATCGATAAGCTGGCGCTTAAAGCAAATACGCAAGTATCGATTCTGACAGAAGTGCTGGCAGGGGCGTGGGAACGTCTTGAGCAAGGGCGTGCCGACATCGTGATTGCGCCGGACATGCATTTTCGCGCGTCTTCAGAAATGAATACCCGCAAGCTGTACACGATGAATAACGTGTATGTTGCCAGCCCTGAACACCCCATTCATCAAGAACCTGAGCCGTTGTCGGATGCCACTCGGGTGAAATATCGCGGGATTGCGGTGGCGGATACCGCACGCGAACGCCCGGTGCTGACCGTGCAACTGTTGGATAAACAGCAGCGTCTGACGGTGAGCTCGCTGGATGATAAGCGACGTGCGCTGCTGGCGGGATTAGGTGTCGCGACCATGCCTTATCCGATGGTCGCGCAAGATATTGCCGAAGGGCGTTTACTGGTGATTGGGCCGGAGCATCAGATGGAAAGCCAGATCATTATGGCGTGGCGGCGAGACAGCATGGGCGAGGCGAAATCCTGGTTCCTGCGTGAAATTCCGAAGCTGCTGAACCAGCCCTAA
- a CDS encoding glutathione S-transferase family protein: MGQLVDGVWHDTWYETKSTGGHFKRSESAFRNWVTPDGTPGLTGKGGFPAQSGRYHLYVSLACPWAHRTLLMRQLKGLEDHIAVSVVHPLMLDHGWTFGTDFEGATGDSLYQHEFLYQLYLHAKPDYSGRVTVPVLWDTEQHTIVSNESADIIRMLNSAFDGVGATAGDYYPEALRAQIDELNGWIYDKVNNGVYKAGFATSQSAYDEAATTVFAALSDLEAILAKQRYLTGDRLTEADLRLWTTLIRFDPVYHTHFKCDKYRLSDYPNLFGFLRDIYQMPGIADTVDMAHIRHHYYRSHGTINPHGVISLGPEQDLNQPHHRDKTFVSLY; this comes from the coding sequence ATGGGACAACTGGTTGACGGCGTATGGCACGATACCTGGTATGAAACCAAATCTACCGGCGGTCACTTTAAGCGTTCAGAATCCGCATTCCGCAACTGGGTCACGCCCGATGGCACACCTGGCCTCACCGGCAAAGGCGGCTTTCCTGCCCAGTCCGGTCGTTATCATCTCTATGTTTCGCTCGCCTGTCCGTGGGCACACCGCACGCTGCTCATGCGACAGTTGAAAGGGCTAGAAGATCACATCGCGGTGTCGGTAGTTCATCCGCTCATGCTCGATCACGGCTGGACGTTCGGGACTGATTTTGAGGGAGCAACGGGGGATTCACTTTATCAGCACGAATTCCTCTACCAACTCTACCTGCACGCCAAACCGGACTACAGCGGTCGGGTGACCGTGCCCGTCCTGTGGGACACCGAGCAACACACCATCGTCAGTAATGAATCCGCCGATATCATCCGTATGCTGAACAGCGCGTTTGACGGTGTGGGCGCAACGGCAGGAGATTACTATCCAGAAGCGCTACGCGCTCAGATTGATGAATTGAACGGCTGGATTTACGACAAGGTCAACAACGGCGTTTACAAAGCCGGTTTTGCGACGAGTCAGTCGGCCTATGATGAAGCGGCCACGACCGTTTTTGCCGCGCTATCCGATCTGGAAGCTATTTTGGCAAAACAGCGCTATCTGACTGGCGATCGGTTAACCGAAGCCGACCTGCGGCTGTGGACGACGCTGATCCGTTTCGATCCGGTCTATCACACGCATTTTAAATGCGATAAATATCGCCTGAGCGATTATCCCAATCTGTTCGGCTTTCTGCGGGATATTTATCAGATGCCTGGCATCGCCGATACCGTCGATATGGCGCATATTCGTCATCACTACTATCGTAGCCACGGCACGATTAATCCACATGGTGTGATTTCGCTGGGCCCAGAGCAAGACCTGAACCAGCCTCATCACCGAGATAAGACGTTTGTCAGTTTATACTAA
- a CDS encoding DoxX family protein, whose protein sequence is MKNLESTALLVARILMPILFIVAGYGKLGDAYAGTQQYMQAMGVPTFLLPLTILLELGGGLAVLFGLLTRTVALFTAGFTLLTALIFHSNFSEGMNQLMFMKNLTIAGGYLLLAVTGPGAFSIDRLLGKKW, encoded by the coding sequence ATGAAAAATTTAGAAAGCACTGCACTACTGGTTGCACGTATCTTAATGCCGATTCTGTTTATTGTGGCAGGTTACGGTAAGCTGGGTGATGCCTATGCGGGAACACAGCAATACATGCAGGCGATGGGCGTACCGACCTTCCTGCTGCCGCTGACCATTTTGCTGGAACTAGGTGGTGGTCTGGCGGTGCTGTTCGGCTTGCTGACACGTACTGTTGCACTGTTCACTGCGGGCTTTACGCTGCTGACCGCACTGATTTTCCACTCTAACTTTTCGGAAGGCATGAACCAATTGATGTTCATGAAAAACCTGACCATCGCTGGCGGCTACCTCCTGCTGGCGGTAACGGGCCCCGGCGCATTCAGCATCGACCGTCTGCTGGGCAAAAAGTGGTAA
- a CDS encoding YqjK-like family protein has product MSQRQQREKEKAQLLRQIQQQRLDLSAGKKHWLDTTVRYDRGWQSLMQWRKYWIVGSSLIALYGVRHPSRMIRWGRRLVGLWGTFRLFRKTFDSRP; this is encoded by the coding sequence ATGAGCCAGCGTCAGCAGCGAGAGAAGGAAAAAGCCCAGCTACTGCGCCAGATACAGCAGCAGCGGCTGGATTTATCGGCAGGTAAGAAACACTGGCTGGATACCACCGTTCGTTACGATCGCGGCTGGCAAAGTCTGATGCAGTGGCGTAAATACTGGATCGTGGGCTCCAGTCTCATCGCGCTCTATGGCGTGCGTCACCCCAGCCGTATGATTCGCTGGGGACGCCGTCTCGTCGGGCTGTGGGGGACATTCAGGCTTTTCCGCAAAACGTTTGACTCACGTCCGTAA
- a CDS encoding phage holin family protein encodes MTDKSQQGPASGVMASAQRIISIIVSMVESRVRLAVIELEEEKANLIQLLIMVGLTLLFAAFGIMSLIALIIWGIDPQYRLFALGCITATLLGLALIGGVWTLLKVRRSTLLKATRKELATDRSLLEDDPK; translated from the coding sequence ATGACGGATAAATCACAACAAGGCCCCGCAAGCGGGGTCATGGCTTCTGCTCAGCGCATCATCTCCATTATTGTCAGCATGGTGGAAAGCCGTGTTCGACTTGCCGTAATTGAATTAGAGGAAGAAAAAGCCAATCTGATTCAGTTGCTGATTATGGTCGGTCTGACGCTGCTTTTTGCCGCTTTTGGCATTATGAGCCTGATTGCGCTCATCATCTGGGGTATCGACCCGCAATATCGTCTCTTTGCGCTGGGGTGTATCACCGCCACATTGCTTGGGCTAGCGCTGATAGGCGGCGTCTGGACGCTGCTGAAGGTACGTCGTTCCACCCTGCTCAAAGCCACACGTAAGGAGCTAGCGACTGACAGATCGCTGCTGGAGGACGATCCCAAATGA
- a CDS encoding DUF883 family protein, protein MAKDQNSEYLRAELKSLADTLEEVLSTSSDKSKAELDKLRNKAESALKETRSRLSDTGERIASHTKEAVESADDYVRQNPWTGVGIGAAVGVVLGVLLSRR, encoded by the coding sequence ATGGCTAAAGATCAAAATTCTGAATACCTACGCGCCGAATTGAAATCACTGGCGGATACGCTGGAAGAAGTATTAAGCACCTCCAGCGATAAATCTAAAGCGGAACTCGACAAACTGCGAAATAAAGCAGAAAGCGCGCTGAAAGAAACCCGTAGCCGTCTGAGCGATACCGGTGAGCGCATCGCCTCCCACACCAAAGAAGCGGTTGAATCTGCGGACGACTATGTACGTCAGAACCCGTGGACCGGTGTCGGTATTGGTGCCGCTGTCGGCGTCGTGCTTGGCGTCCTGCTGTCTCGTCGCTAA
- a CDS encoding DUF1090 domain-containing protein, translated as MKLFPSIIALSVLLSGHALANTANQVETCQQKTQDIQRQIDEARKHGNQNRINGLEKALDGVKTHCTDAGLAEKRQEAIAEKRKDVAERQQELSESQQKEDNAEKILKRERKLTKAEQELRAAERAASQ; from the coding sequence ATGAAACTATTTCCATCTATCATTGCATTATCTGTCCTGCTTTCCGGCCACGCGCTAGCGAATACCGCCAATCAGGTGGAAACCTGTCAGCAGAAAACGCAAGATATTCAGCGCCAAATCGATGAAGCACGTAAGCATGGCAATCAGAACCGCATCAATGGATTAGAGAAAGCGCTGGACGGCGTGAAAACCCACTGTACGGATGCCGGGCTGGCTGAGAAGCGTCAGGAAGCGATTGCGGAAAAACGCAAAGACGTCGCTGAACGCCAGCAGGAACTGAGCGAAAGCCAGCAGAAAGAAGATAACGCCGAGAAGATCCTCAAGCGCGAAAGAAAGCTGACTAAAGCCGAGCAGGAATTACGCGCAGCGGAACGTGCCGCATCGCAATGA
- the mzrA gene encoding EnvZ/OmpR regulon moderator MzrA, with protein sequence MSIRWLFPKLTPRKVGRILILLALPIIALTQSQSPRHSQDDAMLHIKPDDGAALPDGFYVYQRLNEKGIAIKSITPEQDSLIVRLASPEQSIAARDVLRLSLPKVTITAQQATTPTPFWQQKLTQKQSKLG encoded by the coding sequence GTGTCAATCCGCTGGCTATTCCCTAAACTTACGCCCAGAAAAGTAGGCCGCATACTGATATTGCTTGCCCTACCGATTATCGCCTTGACGCAGTCCCAGTCACCGCGTCATTCCCAGGACGATGCGATGCTGCACATCAAGCCTGACGATGGCGCCGCGCTGCCAGATGGCTTTTACGTGTATCAGCGTCTTAATGAAAAAGGGATTGCGATCAAAAGTATTACACCAGAGCAAGATAGCCTTATCGTCCGTCTTGCCTCACCAGAACAGAGTATCGCGGCCAGAGATGTCCTGCGATTGTCTCTGCCTAAAGTCACTATTACCGCGCAGCAGGCGACAACCCCGACACCGTTCTGGCAGCAAAAACTGACGCAGAAACAATCCAAACTGGGGTGA